One genomic segment of Musa acuminata AAA Group cultivar baxijiao chromosome BXJ3-3, Cavendish_Baxijiao_AAA, whole genome shotgun sequence includes these proteins:
- the LOC135632786 gene encoding vacuolar protein sorting-associated protein 9A-like → MENGGGGDAFGSSTAPLTWHDFLERMRHPSASDFVKSIKSFITSFSNKAPDPEKDSAAVQEFLANMEGAFRAHTLWAGSSEEELESSGEGLEKYIMTKLFNHVFASVQEDANSDEELTEKMALLQQFVRPENLDVKKAFQNETSWLLAQKELQKINMYKAPRDKLICILNCCKVINNLLLNASITSNENPPGADEFLPVLIYVTIKANPPQLHSNLLYIQRYRRQSRLVSEAAYFFTNILSAESFIWNIDAQALSMEEAEFQKKMQSARAHLMGLSTGTESQKSEPSQDTMERGLGLMKANREPDNTASVEGHHAPSQSYVINQDVDGKDKPLANRLSISDLEKKGTADLLKDENISRCFQDYPFLFASAGDLTVDDVESLLNCYKQLVLRYVALSRGLASNESLPVPNTQTPSRLRTVENSAHVIGTEMKNEGYEEVRTKTGSSTEDLVLKMDDTAEISS, encoded by the exons CTTCATCACATCCTTTTCAAATAAAGCACCTGATCCAGAAAAAGATAGTGCTGCGGTACAGGAGTTTCTTGCCAACATGGAAGGAGCTTTTAGGGCCCATACGCTTTGGGCTGGTAGTTCGGAAGAAGAACTAGAAAGTTCTGGAGAG GGCCTGGAGAAATATATCATGACAAAACTTTTTAATCATGTATTTGCATcagttcaagaagatgcaaacagTGATGAAGAACTTACTGAGAAGATGGCTTTACTACAACAATTTGTACGGCCTGAAAATTTAGATGTAAAGAAGGCCTTCCAAAATGAGACATCATGGCTG CTTGCACAAAAGGAACTGCAGAAGATTAATATGTACAAGGCTCCTAGAGACAAGCTCATTTGTATCCTCAATTGTTGCAAAGTCATTAATAACTTgctattaaatgcttcaatcacatCAAATGAGAACCCTCCAGGTGCCGATGAGTTTCTTCCTGTCCTCATTTATGTTACCATAAAG gcAAACCCTCCGCAACTGCATTCGAACCTGTTATACATACAGCGCTACAGGCGCCAGTCACGATTAGTCTCTGAAGCTGCATATTTCTTCACGAATATCCTCTCTGCAGAATCTTTTATTTGGAATATTGATGCACAAGCTCTTTCAATGGAGGAGGCAGAGTTTCAAAAGAAAATGCAATCTGCCAGAGCACATCTAATGGGCCTATCAACTGGGACAGAAAGTCAGAAATCTGAACCCAGTCAAGACACCATGGAACGAGGTTTAGGGCTAATGAAAGCCAACAGGGAGCCGGACAACACAGCATCTGTTGAAGGACACCATGCCCCAAGCCAATCTTATGTTATAAACCAGGATGTGGATGGAAAGGATAAGCCACTAGCTAATAGGTTGTCCATCTCAGATCTAGAGAAGAAAGGAACTGCTGACCTTTTGAAGGATGAAAACATAAGCAGATGTTTTCAGGACTACCCGTTCTTATTTGCTAGTGCTGGAGATCTAACAGTTGATGATGTCGAAAGCCTTCTAAATTGCTACAAGCAGCTTGTTCTTCGGTATGTAGCTCTTTCGAGAGGATTGGCCAGCAATGAGTCTCTTCCTGTACCCAACACGCAAACACCATCTAGACTCCGAACTGTCGAGAACTCTGCACATGTGATAGGAACAGAAATGAAAAATGAGGGATATGAAGAAGTTAGAACAAAAACTGGCAGTTCCACTGAGGATTTGGTCCTGAAAATGGATGACACTGCTGAAATAAGTTCATAA